ATTCACGGAACGGAGCAACGCATGAGCGCGGACACCACGGACTTCCCCGACGGCTTCCTGTGGGGGGTCGCCACCGCCGGGCACCAGGTCGAGGGCAACAACGTCAACAGCGACGTCTGGTTCCTCGAGCACCTGCCCGGCACCATCTTCGCCGAGCCCTCCGGCGACGCGATCGACCACTACCACCGCTACCGCGACGACATCCGGCTGATCGCCGAGCTCGGCTTCGGCGCGTACCGCTTCTCGCTGGAGTGGGCGCGCATCGAGCCGGAGGAGGGCCGGTTCTCGACAGCCGAGCTCGACCACTACCGGCGGATGCTGGAGGCGTGCCGCGAGCACGGGCTCGCCACCGTCGTGACCTTCAACCACTTCGTCAGCCCGCGCTGGCTGCTCGCCGCCGGCGGCTGGGAGGACGCGGAGACGCCCGCCCGGTTCGCCCGGTACTGCGAGCGCGTCATGGCGCACCTCGGCGACCTGATCGACGTCGCATGCACGCTCAACGAGCCGAACCTGCCTTGGCTGCTGCGCTCCCTCGGGTTCGGCGGCGAGGAGCCGGAGCAGCGCGCGGCCGTCCCGCTCTGGGCGGCGGCGGCCGAGCGGCTGGGCATCGAGCCGTCGCGCGTCGCGCCCTCCCAGTTCACGGTCTCGGACGCCGGCTTCGACGTGAAGCTCGCCGCGCACCGGCTCGGCCGGGACGCGATCCGGGCGGCCAAGCCCGGCATCCCGGTCGGCTGGACGCTCGCGAACTCCGACATCCAGGCCGTCCCCGGGGGCGAGGAACGCGCCGACCGGGTGCGCCGCGAGGTGAACGAGCGCTTCCTGGAGGCCTCCCGCGGCGACGACTTCGTCGGCATCCAGACCTACGGGCGCACGGTGTTCGACGCGGACGGGCAGGCCCCCGCGCCGGCCGCCGCGATCGTCAACCACATGGGCGAGGAGATCTACCCGCAGGCGCTGGAGGCCACCATCTGGCAGGCGGCCGCGATCGCGGGCATCCCGGTCTACGTGACGGAGAACGGCCTCGCGACCGACGACGACGCGCTGCGGATCGAGTACCTGCGCGCCGCCATCGCCGGTGTCCGCGCCTGCCTCGCCGACGGGATCGATGTGCGCGGCTACATCGCCTGGACGGCGTTCGACAACTTCGAGTGGGTCTTCGGCTACGGGCCCAAGTTCGGGCTGATCGCGGTCGACCGCGCGACCCAGGAGCGCACGCCGAAGCCGAGTGCGCACTGGCTCGGGGAGGTCGCCCGCACGGGCGGCGCCGCGGCCGAAGAAGGGGCGCAACACGCCGTTCCGGCGCCTGCGTAGCGGCGAGTCGTGACCCCGCAGGGCCGCTAGGCGGCGGACGCCGAGAGGTCGACGGGACCTGCGGCCACCAGGATGGTGGGCGCCAGGCGCTCGAGGCTGCTCTTGGTCAACGCCACGAGGTCGATGCCGCCGCGCGAGAGCACCCACTGCAGCTGGAGGCCGTCCGCGAGGGCGATGCACTCGCGCGCGACCCCGCGGTAGTCGACGTCGGCGCGCAGGTGGCCGGCCTCCACCGACGCCAGGAACAGCGCCTCCAGCTCGCCGATCACGCGCTCGTAACGTGCCGCATACAGCTCGTGCGCGGGCGAGCCGGGGTCGGCGGCCTCCGCCGAGAGGAGCACGAACAGCTCCATGAGTCCGGGCTGGGACTGGAACATGCCGGAGAGCTGGAGCATCAACCGCAGCGGCCCGAGCCCGTCGGTGTCGGCCGGCGCCGTGAGCGCCAGCTCCGCCGCGAGGTCGAAGCGGCGTTCGGCGACGGCGAGGAGCAGGTGCTGCTTGGACGGGAAGTGGTGCATCAGCCCCCGGGGTGGTCAGCCCGACGTCCTGGGCGATGCGGGCGAGCGACGTGCCGGAGTAGCCGGACTGCGCGAAGCGCTCGGTGGCGATGTCGAGGAT
This genomic stretch from Leifsonia sp. EB41 harbors:
- a CDS encoding glycoside hydrolase family 1 protein, with the translated sequence MSADTTDFPDGFLWGVATAGHQVEGNNVNSDVWFLEHLPGTIFAEPSGDAIDHYHRYRDDIRLIAELGFGAYRFSLEWARIEPEEGRFSTAELDHYRRMLEACREHGLATVVTFNHFVSPRWLLAAGGWEDAETPARFARYCERVMAHLGDLIDVACTLNEPNLPWLLRSLGFGGEEPEQRAAVPLWAAAAERLGIEPSRVAPSQFTVSDAGFDVKLAAHRLGRDAIRAAKPGIPVGWTLANSDIQAVPGGEERADRVRREVNERFLEASRGDDFVGIQTYGRTVFDADGQAPAPAAAIVNHMGEEIYPQALEATIWQAAAIAGIPVYVTENGLATDDDALRIEYLRAAIAGVRACLADGIDVRGYIAWTAFDNFEWVFGYGPKFGLIAVDRATQERTPKPSAHWLGEVARTGGAAAEEGAQHAVPAPA
- a CDS encoding TetR/AcrR family transcriptional regulator, which encodes MHHFPSKQHLLLAVAERRFDLAAELALTAPADTDGLGPLRLMLQLSGMFQSQPGLMELFVLLSAEAADPGSPAHELYAARYERVIGELEALFLASVEAGHLRADVDYRGVARECIALADGLQLQWVLSRGGIDLVALTKSSLERLAPTILVAAGPVDLSASAA